Below is a genomic region from Dehalococcoidia bacterium.
TCGTTTGTTTTTGTTGCATGCCCAGTATGCCTGTGGTAAGCCTAGAGCCTCCATGTTTGGTATGTTGAATAGTTGAAGGTCACTCTTGGTATGCGGATACGATGTTCGTGCAGACCTGCATCGGCGCATACCTTGATCCTTTGACCTGTCACGCCTCCGGCGAGCTAAGGAGCCAAGCCTCTTCCCCTAAATCGGAGCTATCTCATATTCAGTTAATTTATAACACATACTGTATTATTTGTTACCTATTTGTCACAATTAGTATATTAACAACCGTAAAACATCTTAACAACGTTGACTTTTTGCCACAGTGATGATAGGATTCGAATAACATCCTACTACGATGATCGAGTGAGTGCAAGTGGGGGCACGTGGGGTCATCAAACCTTCGAACCACGAATCATCTGCAGCAAGGGGGATGATCCTCCTTGGTTCGGATAAAGCGAAAAGGGGATAAAAGTAGATGAGGCTCAAACTAAATGACTTGTAGAGGGCGGCCTTTGAGTTGGTTGGCATCATAGGCCGCCGTTATTATACAAAATATAACAATCTTAAACACATTAGGAGGAGTTGCTATGGCCATGATTCTAGAGGGAATCCGGGTTCTCGACCTGGGGCATTGGATTCTGGGTCCGGGAGCGGCAGCTTTGCTGGGAGATCTGGGTGCCGACGTCATCAAAATCGAAGACCCGGTAACCGGGGATGCGTCTCGCGGTATGATGGCGGCCCAGAAGGCAACGACTAGAATAGGTGGGCGTAACTGGTTTTTTGAACTGGGCAACCGCAACAAGAGATCCGTCACCCTGGATCTCGGGAAACCGGAAGGCAGGGAAGTTTTCTACAGTCTGGTGAAGAAATCCGATGTGGTGGTTCATAACAAACGCCCAACCGGTTTGGCAAAGGTGGGTGTAGATTATGAGACGCTCCGCAAACATAACCCTCGCCTGATCTATGCCACAGCATCGTCCTATGGGGCAAAGGGGCCGGATGCGGATAAAATCTCCTTTGATATCACCGGGCAGGCCCGATCAGGCTGGATGTACTTCGCCGGAGAGCCGGATATGATTCCCGTGCTCACAACAGGCGGCCCGGCCGACCGCGCCGGTGCCATCATGACGGCCTTCGGGATCGTGGCGGCTCTTCTGCATCGGGAGAGGACAGGGGAAGGACAGGAAGTAGAGACTTCTCTGCTTGGGGGGGTGCTCAGTCTATTCAATATGAACATCGATTTCTACAGCCTTCTGGGACAGAAGTTGCCCCGGTGGAAACAAAGCACCATGGCGAATCCGCTTTGGAACTACTACAAATGCAAGGATGACAAGTGGATCATGATGGCGGGCATCCAGGCGGATCGATACTGGGAAGATGTATGCAAGGCTTTGAGTCTGGAACACATTATAAAGGACCCCCGCTTTGAAAATATGATGATCCGATCGGAGAACAATGCGGCGTGCATTGATCTCTTCAATCAAGCCTTTGCCACCAAGCCCAGGGCAGAATGGATGGAGATTCTCAAGAAGTCCGGAGATCTTGTATTCGAGGAAGTGAATGACATACAAGAGGTGTTTAAGGATCCTCAGGTGCGAGCCAACAACTACATTGTAGATTTCGCTCATCCTGTTTGGGGAAAGGTTAGCCTGCATGGGTTCCCATGGAATTTCAGTCGCACCCCGGCCTCAATCCGGTTACCCGGGCCGGAGTTCGGCGAACATACTGAACAGGTTCTTAATGAGGTCCTGGGTTACGATTGGCATCAGATTACCAAGCTGAAGGATTCAAAGGTGATTTGAGCACCACACCGAGGCAGGTCAAATATTTGGATGCATAATTCAGCGAACCTGCACATGTAAGGCACCCATATAGGAAAGGAGGAGAAAATGTTAGCGAAGATAAGCGGAGCCTGGTTTGGACTGATCAAGAGCAAGCCAATTATATGGATTCTAGTGGCCCTCTTATTATTGATTCCGGCGGGGATATTGGCCACAAATGTGTCGTTTGGCTCCGACTATACCACCATGATGAGGAAAGACTCCCAGGGGTACAAGGAGATGGTGGAATTCGACAAGTACTTTGCCAGCGAAAATATGATGGTGATCATGGAGGCTGACCATGACATCCTAGTCAATGAGCAGAACTATGCTGCCCTCAAAAAGCTGGAGGACGGGGTAAGACAACTCCCTAACGTGTTCAACGTGCAAAGCCCCGCGTTCATGGTCGAGTTCATGAAGGGGATGCTGGGGCAGCCGAACGCCTCTCCCGACGACATGATCATGGATCCTGCTAACCCTGGTCAAATGCGAGGCACGTTTAAGAGCTTCTTCTTCAATCCGGATGCCATGCGTCTGATCATAAACCTCAAAGGAGACCTCACGCTTGACGACAAGGGGGAGCTCGATAAGTCTGTGAAAAAGCTCACTGCCGAAGCCGGTTTCTCACCGGATGTGAAGACCACTTGTACCGGGGTGTCCTATGTCATCGACTATGCCAATAACAACATAGCCGATGCCTTGACCGTCATCATGATAATCGCCTTTATATTGATGTTCCTAGTACTGCTGTTCTTCTTTAAGATGCGCGGCTTCTTCGCGTGGCGGTTTTTGGCTCTCGGCGTGGTGGTCCTCGGCCTCGTCTATACGTTCGGAATCATGGGCATCGTCGATCTCAACGTCGCCCTGGCTTCCGTGGGTGCTTTCCCCATCCTGCTGGGTTTGGGAGTGGACTATGTGGTCCAGTTCCATAACCGCTACGATGAGGAACAGGGAAACGGGAAGACTGCCGATGAAGGAGGTTTGATCACCTTCACCCATATCGGGCCGCCCATCATCATAGCCGTGGTCGTCGGTTGTGTAGGCTTCGCCACGGCTCTCCTCTCCAAGACTCCGATGGTTCAGGATTTCGGCTGGATGCTGATCATCGGTGCGCTTGTTCTTCTGGTTGCAGCGCCTACCATTCTCATGGCCAGCTTGTATCGGCGAGATCAGAATAAGCCGGCCCAGGCGGAGAAAAACATTACCCCTCCTGTTCTCGAAAGATGGCTGGGACATCTTTCGCCCAAGGTCGTCAAGTACGGCATCCCCATCATTATCATCGGCGTCATACTGACCGGACTGGGCTGGGCTGTCGAAGGGAAGATCAAGACGACGGCCACCGCTACGGATTTTGTGGGCAGTGACGTGCAAGTAACCAAAGATTTCAAACATATGGTCGATCTGGCTGGAGGAGCGTCAGCTTCGATGTCGCTTATTGAAGTTCCGGACGCAACCGATCCCCAAGTGCTTCAGTGGATGGTTGACCGCAAGAAATATGCGATGGACACGTACTCGCGAGCCGACGGAAAAGGCACTGTCAACAGTCAGACTTCCATTGCTG
It encodes:
- a CDS encoding CoA transferase; protein product: MAMILEGIRVLDLGHWILGPGAAALLGDLGADVIKIEDPVTGDASRGMMAAQKATTRIGGRNWFFELGNRNKRSVTLDLGKPEGREVFYSLVKKSDVVVHNKRPTGLAKVGVDYETLRKHNPRLIYATASSYGAKGPDADKISFDITGQARSGWMYFAGEPDMIPVLTTGGPADRAGAIMTAFGIVAALLHRERTGEGQEVETSLLGGVLSLFNMNIDFYSLLGQKLPRWKQSTMANPLWNYYKCKDDKWIMMAGIQADRYWEDVCKALSLEHIIKDPRFENMMIRSENNAACIDLFNQAFATKPRAEWMEILKKSGDLVFEEVNDIQEVFKDPQVRANNYIVDFAHPVWGKVSLHGFPWNFSRTPASIRLPGPEFGEHTEQVLNEVLGYDWHQITKLKDSKVI
- a CDS encoding hydrophobe/amphiphile efflux-3 (HAE3) family transporter, whose amino-acid sequence is MLAKISGAWFGLIKSKPIIWILVALLLLIPAGILATNVSFGSDYTTMMRKDSQGYKEMVEFDKYFASENMMVIMEADHDILVNEQNYAALKKLEDGVRQLPNVFNVQSPAFMVEFMKGMLGQPNASPDDMIMDPANPGQMRGTFKSFFFNPDAMRLIINLKGDLTLDDKGELDKSVKKLTAEAGFSPDVKTTCTGVSYVIDYANNNIADALTVIMIIAFILMFLVLLFFFKMRGFFAWRFLALGVVVLGLVYTFGIMGIVDLNVALASVGAFPILLGLGVDYVVQFHNRYDEEQGNGKTADEGGLITFTHIGPPIIIAVVVGCVGFATALLSKTPMVQDFGWMLIIGALVLLVAAPTILMASLYRRDQNKPAQAEKNITPPVLERWLGHLSPKVVKYGIPIIIIGVILTGLGWAVEGKIKTTATATDFVGSDVQVTKDFKHMVDLAGGASASMSLIEVPDATDPQVLQWMVDRKKYAMDTYSRADGKGTVNSQTSIADLIMNFSGGKLPATAEQAKAIVNMIPEPLKKNFITPDFTKANIATGLQTYDQESYYIARDEVTDIFSPSTPPPGATQYIAWTGTISMSTTVADDLADSRDKMTFWGIGLCLIALLVMFKLNWKRVITAALPIGLILGWSNGLTWLMDIKVNPVMATMTALILGIGTEFTILLLMRYYEERDKGANPVKSMSIAMTKIGRAIIISGLMVVIGFGSMIFAFDFPIIADFGKVTLIDMVLCIISTLVVLPAIVVTFDMWREGKQGVKETVKQTA